A stretch of the Aegilops tauschii subsp. strangulata cultivar AL8/78 chromosome 4, Aet v6.0, whole genome shotgun sequence genome encodes the following:
- the LOC109747099 gene encoding probable glucuronosyltransferase Os03g0287800 — protein MGSAMDHVGAAGGRAKKASGGSQLWKKALLHSSLCFVMGFFTGFAPSSVSDWRSVAPAGVGSSHMAKTPQVIASGAAMDRSLLARDAAARIGGVPRPLLVVVTTTESTPTAAGERAAMLTRMAHTLRLVPPPLLWLVVEAAPDVPATAKLLRDTGILYRHLTYKENFTAAEVAAGKERHHQRNTALEHIERHRLAAIVHFAGLGDVYELRFFDQLRQISTFGAWPVARMSRNERKVVIQGPACSSSKVLGWFSRDLMSNGTAGTGGGTAATSPEIDVHGFAFNSSVLWDPERWGRYPTSEPDKSQDSMRFVQQVVSEDYSKVKGIPQDCLEIMVWGVDTTPTPAPIFLATNSGE, from the exons ATGGGCTCCGCCATGGACCACGTTGGCGCCGCAGGCGGGAGGGCCAAGAAGGCATCCGGCGGCTCGCAGCTGTGGAAGAAGGCGCTGCTGCATTCCAGCCTCTGCTTCGTCATGGGCTTCTTCACGGGCTTCGCGCCCTCCTCCGTCTCCGACTGGCGGTCCGTCGCGCCCGCCGGGGTGGGGAGCAGCCACATGGCGAAGACGCCGCAAGTGATCGCGTCGGGCGCAGCCATGGACCGGAGCCTGTTGGCGCGGGACGCGGCCGCAAGAATCGGGGGTGTCCCGCGGCCTCTCCTGGTGGTCGTGACGACCACCGAGTCGACGCCTACGGCGGCCGGCGAGCGGGCGGCGATGCTGACCAGGATGGCGCACACCCTGCGGCTcgtgccgccgccgctgctgtgGCTGGTGGTGGAGGCCGCCCCCGACGTGCCGGCGACGGCGAAGCTGCTGCGCGACACGGGGATCCTCTACCGCCACCTGACGTACAAGGAGAACTTCACGGCCGCCGAGGTCGCCGCGGGCAAGGAGCGCCACCACCAGCGCAACACCGCGCTGGAGCACATCGAGCGGCACCGCCTCGCCGCCATCGTCCACTTCGCCGGCCTCGGCGACGTGTACGAGCTGCGCTTTTTCGACCAGCTCCGGCAGATCAG TACATTCGGTGCGTGGCCGGTGGCGAGGATGTCGCGGAACGAGCGGAAGGTGGTCATCCAGGGCCCTGCGTGCAGCTCGTCCAAGGTCCTCGGTTGGTTCTCCAGGGACCTGATGAGCAACGGCACCGCCGGCACGGGCGGCGGCACGGCTGCGACGTCGCCAGAGATCGACGTCCACGGCTTCGCCTTCAACAGCTCCGTGCTCTGGGACCCCGAGCGCTGGGGCCGCTACCCGACCTCCGAGCCCGACAAGTCCCAG GACTCGATGAGGTTTGTGCAGCAAGTGGTGTCGGAGGATTATAGCAAGGTGAAGGGCATCCCTCAAGATTGCCTGGAGATCATGGTGTGGGGCGTCGACACGACGCCGACGCCGGCCCCGATCTTCCTCGCAACAAACTCCGGGGAATAA